The nucleotide sequence TAGAGTAGGTGACTGTTAATCACTTGGTCACTGGTTCGAATCCAGTATCCGGAGCCACTTTCATTAGACGCTTTTTCCTAAACTCTTCGTTGTCACAGCACTCACGTACAATAGTACGCTTCGCACTATTCCGCCTTGATTTTAGAAAAAATCGCCTATGAAAGATCTACGCAAATAAAAGTGCCATTGCATCTTCTATGGCGTGACGATGAAGTTGACTTTCGCTGTCGCCGTGTTTCTGCCGTCATTCAGTGTGACAGTGACTGCAGTCGCGCCGGTAGCACCGGGCACGGATGTGACAGGGATCGTATACGTTGTATCTTCATACTGCAGCGGTTCCAGCCTTTCAGAGGTGGTCCCCAGCGCAATAATATCGTTCCTGTCCGCTGCCACCGTCAGCTCCAGCGTGCGGCTTGCACTGCTGTGTATCTTGAGGCCCAGTGTCGTTGAACCGAAGTCCTGCGCCTCCGACACCGCATAGACCGTTGTCGCCATAACGACAATGGCCGTTCCGTCTGCGATATAAAGTACCGTGCCGTCTCCGGAAAGCACAACGCTGCCGGCACTTCCCGGACTATCATAGGTGTTCAGCAGTATAAGCCCTCCAGGAACGCTCACATCCAAAACGCTGATGCCACTACTCCCTTCAGCCACGTAGAGTGTCGTGCCGTCGCTGGAGAGTGTCATCCCGCCGGCACTGCCTGTCGTATTGAAAAGTGCCCGCAGAAAAGGGGCCGTCGGATTACTGACATTGAGCACCACAATGCCGTTAGCGCCGTCGGCGACATAGAGGTGCGTACCGTCGCCGGAAGGCAAAACGCCCAGCGCTGCACCTGCCGTATCGGAAAGCCCCAAAGCCGCCAACGTCCCCGCATCCAGAATCGCAACGCCTTTACTGCCGTCGGCGACATAGAGAATGCTGCCGTCGTGAGAAAGCGCCACATCCATGGCCTCTCCAGCACTGTCGAAGACCGCCACTGTCGCCATCGCGGCAGGATCGCTCACATCCAGGACCACCACACCGTTGCTGCCGTCGGCAACATAAAGCAGTTTATTGTCCTTTGAGAGGACCGTGCCGCGGGCTGTCCCCCCTGCAATGTTCGCTATACCCAATACGATCGGTGCAGCGGGATCGCTGACATCGTAAACGGCAACGCCCGAACTCTGGGCAACATAAAGTTGTGTACCGTCGCTTGAGAGGGTGACGCCCAGCGCATCGCCGGCAGTCGCCTCGGTTTTGAGCGGAAGCACTCCGGCGGGGCCGCTTACATCGTAAATGGCGATGCCGCTGCCCTGTTCGGCAACATACAGTGTTTTGCCATCACCTGAGAGGACAACATCAGAGGCCGGACCATCCGTATTGGAAAGCACAAGGGGGATCGGTGCCGCCGGAGTGACGACGCTGAAAGAGAGCGTTGCGTGCTGCGCCGATCCCCCTCCGCCGCAGGCGCTAAAAATGAGAAGTGCAAGGGGGATCAGCACCATTTTCATCCGGGAAAGAGCCTTCATGCCGTCTCCTTTCCACAACAGACATGCATGCCGCGACAGATTCGGTTGTGGGTAATAAGCCTCCATTATGCCCGACTTCTTTGAGAGGACTATAATAAATACCAACTACTTTCGAAAAGAGCGACAGGTTGTCTGAGGGGGCACTGCTCCCGGAGCCTCCTAGCCATCGTCATGAGAGTTTCATAATATACGCAACGTTTTCAGTGTCGCTGTCTCCTATACCGGTCTTACTATCAATGTCACTCTTTTATATGGCCCGTCCTATATGATGAAAAGACTCCCTTTTAAAGTTCGCAGGTGTCGTTCGAACAGAAACGGCTCTCGATCCCGTCGCTGTCCGCAAAAAGGTTCCAGTCGATCTGCGGCATGGCGGCGAGCTTCTCCTCATAGGTTTCGCGGGAGATCCCTTCATAGGGCATCTGCTTGTAGGCACCCGTCTCGGAGTGCGGCAGCATAGACACGGACTTTATCACCGGGGCGAACTGCGCCAGCATATGCTCGACCTGGTGCCCCTCCGTTTCGGGGTCGAAATAGACGGTACAGCTGACCATGTTGTCGCTCCATTCACGCTGGAGCATCGCCAGGAACGCGAACTGCTCCCAGGCGGAAACCTCCGTCGCCTTGCGGGTCTTCCCCTGGTCGATCGGGAATGCGAAGACGGTCGTATTGTCGCTGTAGACGTCCGCTTCATGCGGTACTCCCGCCGCTTTGAGCACACGGCAGACGGCGGAGTCGTTGCCGACACGCATCCGCCGCAACGCGTACTGGAAGGTCGGGAAGTGCATCCCCGAACTTACTCCCGCCAGCTGCGAAATCGTGCCCGACGGTTTGATCGTTGTCACGCGGATCGATGCAGGCACCCCCGCATCCGCCGCCAGTTGCTGGTTGACGGCACGCACGACCTTGTAGCCCTTCCGCAGCCGCCGTGTCAGTTCGGTCGCGCCAAGCGCATCGAGCATATCCGCCACACCGGAGAGACTGATGCCGATGCGGCGGTTGCGCACGACGATGGTATTGGTCTCGGGCCGGTGCGTCGGCAGCAGGGCGACCGTCGACGCGTAAAACGTGGCATATTCAAGCACCTTGTAAAAATCGTTCTCATCCTCGCAACGCGACGGGAAAACCTCCGCGAGGTTACACAGCTCGAAGCTCTCCAGCGGGATTTCGGAACAGGGGTTCGCCAGCCAGGCGTTGTCGTGGGCGTCCCTGCCGTAACGTGCGTACTTCTGCACGTTGATCAGGTTCATGATCCCCGGTTCACCGTTGGCGATGATCTGTCTGGCGATCATCGGCAGTTTCTTGAAATCGTCCGTCTTCTCCAGGACCACCGTGTTGTTGGACATCCAGCCGATCTCGGCACGCTCGGGGTGGCGTTCGTAATCTTTGAGCTCCAGGAAGGTGCTGTCGTCCGCCGAGCCCAGTGCGATCTCGGCACTGCGCCGGACATTGCCGGCGACGACGCAGGCCCCGATGGCATTGAAGATGTCCGCCGTGCAGCGCGTCGCGTCCGTCTCCCCCGCACAGAAGGCATCCAGGTAGCCCTCGATCCTTCGATGCAGCGTTTTGAGCGGTTCCGGTCCCGAAGCGGTGCCGCCGAAGCCCCTGATCGGCGCACCGGCAGGGCGGATCGTATCGTAATCAAACGCGAACCACGCCCCGCCCCTGGTGTAGCTTTCGATCAGCAGCCTGACCGAGGCGACCCACCCCTCGCGGCTGTCCGGAATGACAAAGGGCACCGGGCGTGACTTGTCCGGCACGGCCGCACCCCTGCCCTTCCAGGCGGTATTGAAACCGACACCGACGCCGCACATCAGCATATCCATGGTCCAGTCGGCCGCGGCGGCAAGGTCGGCAGTGTCGACCGCACCGCAGTTGTTGAGCGCCGCACCGCCGCGGGTATAGACGTATGCCGTTCCCATGGCCCATAGCCCCCGTCCCGGCGGCAGCCATTTCA is from Sulfurimonas sp. HSL-1656 and encodes:
- a CDS encoding fused protease/ribonucleoside-triphosphate reductase, whose amino-acid sequence is MDDSDDNMMITERFELKAKVCAELRQRTPDFGFGGFGEATYYRTYSRRKEDGSQEHWADTVIRVMNGAMSVRKHHYATSRLHWDEAHWQSYAAEMAEAMFEMKWLPPGRGLWAMGTAYVYTRGGAALNNCGAVDTADLAAAADWTMDMLMCGVGVGFNTAWKGRGAAVPDKSRPVPFVIPDSREGWVASVRLLIESYTRGGAWFAFDYDTIRPAGAPIRGFGGTASGPEPLKTLHRRIEGYLDAFCAGETDATRCTADIFNAIGACVVAGNVRRSAEIALGSADDSTFLELKDYERHPERAEIGWMSNNTVVLEKTDDFKKLPMIARQIIANGEPGIMNLINVQKYARYGRDAHDNAWLANPCSEIPLESFELCNLAEVFPSRCEDENDFYKVLEYATFYASTVALLPTHRPETNTIVVRNRRIGISLSGVADMLDALGATELTRRLRKGYKVVRAVNQQLAADAGVPASIRVTTIKPSGTISQLAGVSSGMHFPTFQYALRRMRVGNDSAVCRVLKAAGVPHEADVYSDNTTVFAFPIDQGKTRKATEVSAWEQFAFLAMLQREWSDNMVSCTVYFDPETEGHQVEHMLAQFAPVIKSVSMLPHSETGAYKQMPYEGISRETYEEKLAAMPQIDWNLFADSDGIESRFCSNDTCEL
- a CDS encoding DUF5074 domain-containing protein: MKALSRMKMVLIPLALLIFSACGGGGSAQHATLSFSVVTPAAPIPLVLSNTDGPASDVVLSGDGKTLYVAEQGSGIAIYDVSGPAGVLPLKTEATAGDALGVTLSSDGTQLYVAQSSGVAVYDVSDPAAPIVLGIANIAGGTARGTVLSKDNKLLYVADGSNGVVVLDVSDPAAMATVAVFDSAGEAMDVALSHDGSILYVADGSKGVAILDAGTLAALGLSDTAGAALGVLPSGDGTHLYVADGANGIVVLNVSNPTAPFLRALFNTTGSAGGMTLSSDGTTLYVAEGSSGISVLDVSVPGGLILLNTYDSPGSAGSVVLSGDGTVLYIADGTAIVVMATTVYAVSEAQDFGSTTLGLKIHSSASRTLELTVAADRNDIIALGTTSERLEPLQYEDTTYTIPVTSVPGATGATAVTVTLNDGRNTATAKVNFIVTP